One window from the genome of Thermococcus siculi encodes:
- a CDS encoding NAD(P)/FAD-dependent oxidoreductase — protein MSDTRKRVVVVGNGPGGVELAKRLSGEFEVTVIDRETLPHYSKPLLSHYIAGFLTEEKLFPYTPDWYERKGIDPRLGVEARAIDRARKVLVTSEGEIPYDVLVLATGARARPPTAEGSEHILTIRTLEDARLIKERLEEEGEITVLGGGFIGLELAGNLAKAGYGVRLVHRRETLLGLDGELSQRIMEKLGEAGVEFHLGANVLSADEEGLNTDRGYIPGGLKVCAFGIIPNKELAVRSGIHAGRGILIDERFRTSARDVYAIGDCAEYSGMISGTAKAATEHARVLANLLLGNEDSYDFAFRSAVFKFADFNVALIGRTRGEGEWLDDGVKVFRENGKIVGAVVLGNVKKAFRLEKAIREGLPID, from the coding sequence TTGTCAGATACCCGAAAAAGGGTTGTTGTGGTTGGCAATGGACCGGGCGGTGTGGAGCTGGCAAAGAGGCTCTCGGGGGAGTTTGAGGTAACCGTCATCGACCGCGAAACCCTTCCCCACTACTCAAAGCCCCTGCTGAGCCATTACATAGCGGGCTTCCTGACGGAGGAGAAGCTTTTTCCGTACACCCCCGACTGGTATGAGAGAAAGGGAATCGACCCGCGCCTCGGCGTCGAGGCGAGGGCCATCGACAGGGCCAGAAAGGTTCTGGTGACCTCCGAGGGGGAGATTCCCTACGACGTCCTTGTTCTCGCAACGGGTGCGCGGGCCAGACCCCCGACCGCGGAGGGAAGTGAGCACATACTAACGATAAGGACTCTGGAGGATGCCAGGCTCATAAAGGAGCGCCTCGAGGAGGAAGGTGAGATAACGGTCCTCGGCGGGGGCTTCATAGGCCTTGAACTGGCCGGGAACCTTGCCAAGGCGGGCTACGGGGTCAGGCTCGTCCACAGGAGGGAGACGCTGCTTGGCCTGGACGGAGAGCTGAGCCAGAGAATAATGGAGAAACTGGGGGAAGCCGGCGTCGAGTTCCATCTCGGGGCAAACGTCCTGAGCGCCGACGAGGAAGGCCTGAACACCGACAGGGGCTACATCCCCGGGGGACTGAAGGTCTGTGCCTTCGGGATAATTCCGAACAAGGAGCTTGCCGTCAGGAGCGGAATCCACGCCGGACGGGGAATCCTCATAGACGAGCGCTTCAGAACCTCCGCGAGGGACGTCTACGCGATAGGTGACTGCGCGGAGTACAGTGGAATGATCAGCGGGACTGCAAAGGCCGCCACTGAGCACGCGAGGGTTCTGGCGAACCTGCTGCTCGGCAATGAGGACAGCTACGACTTCGCCTTCCGCTCCGCCGTCTTCAAGTTCGCTGACTTCAACGTGGCCCTCATCGGGAGAACGCGGGGCGAGGGAGAGTGGCTCGACGATGGAGTGAAAGTCTTCCGCGAGAACGGGAAGATAGTTGGGGCCGTTGTTCTGGGCAACGTCAAAAAAGCCTTCAGGCTCGAAAAGGCCATCAGAGAGGGACTGCCTATCGACTGA
- a CDS encoding rubrerythrin family protein, with protein sequence MVVKRKMTRKFLEDAFAGESMAHMRYLIFAEQAEKEGYPNIAKLFRAIAHAEFVHAKNHFIALGNLGKTPENLQAGIDGETYEVEEMYPVFKNAAEFQGEKDAVRTTHYALEAEKIHAELYKKAKESAESGKDVEIKRVYICPVCGYTAIDEAPEYCPVCGAPRDKFVVFE encoded by the coding sequence ATGGTAGTGAAAAGAAAAATGACAAGGAAGTTTTTGGAGGACGCCTTCGCCGGCGAGAGCATGGCCCATATGAGATATCTCATCTTTGCCGAGCAGGCCGAGAAGGAGGGCTATCCAAACATAGCCAAGCTCTTCAGGGCTATAGCTCACGCCGAGTTCGTCCACGCGAAGAACCACTTCATCGCCCTCGGCAACCTGGGCAAGACCCCCGAGAACCTTCAGGCCGGAATAGACGGCGAGACCTACGAGGTAGAGGAGATGTACCCCGTATTCAAGAACGCCGCCGAGTTCCAGGGCGAGAAGGACGCCGTGAGGACAACCCACTACGCCCTCGAGGCCGAGAAGATACACGCCGAGCTATACAAGAAGGCCAAGGAGAGCGCCGAGAGCGGAAAGGACGTTGAGATAAAGAGGGTCTACATCTGCCCGGTCTGCGGATACACGGCTATCGATGAGGCTCCGGAGTACTGCCCCGTCTGCGGCGCCCCCAGAGACAAGTTCGTGGTGTTTGAGTGA
- the rd gene encoding rubredoxin, giving the protein MAKWKCIVCGYIYDEDEGDPDTGVEPGTKFEDLPDDWVCPLCGAPKDMFEKIE; this is encoded by the coding sequence ATGGCGAAATGGAAGTGCATAGTTTGTGGATACATCTACGATGAGGACGAGGGCGACCCCGACACGGGGGTGGAGCCAGGAACCAAGTTTGAGGACCTCCCGGACGACTGGGTCTGCCCGCTCTGCGGTGCGCCGAAGGACATGTTTGAAAAAATTGAGTGA
- a CDS encoding class II SORL domain-containing protein: protein MLSGTIKSGDWKGEKHVPVIEYETEGDLVKVEVSVGKEIPHPNTPEHHIAWIELYFHPEDGNFPILVGRVAFTNHSDPLTEPRAVFFFRTEKKGKLYALSYCNIHGLWENEVALE from the coding sequence ATGCTTAGCGGAACCATAAAGAGTGGAGACTGGAAGGGGGAGAAGCACGTCCCCGTTATAGAGTACGAGACGGAGGGCGACCTCGTCAAGGTCGAGGTCTCCGTTGGAAAGGAGATACCGCACCCGAACACCCCCGAGCACCACATAGCCTGGATCGAACTTTACTTCCACCCCGAGGACGGAAACTTCCCGATACTCGTCGGCAGGGTCGCCTTCACCAACCACAGCGACCCGCTCACCGAGCCGAGGGCGGTCTTCTTCTTCAGGACCGAGAAGAAGGGCAAGCTCTACGCGCTCAGCTACTGCAACATCCACGGCCTCTGGGAGAACGAGGTCGCGCTTGAGTGA
- a CDS encoding iron-sulfur cluster assembly protein: MKVYMPNREWPEHYKPVLEELAKITDPITGGDILDSGVIAGLEVSGDTLKVWLNFESHAEYNITGESAIAYSKIIGDIMERFALVRFQNVYVYDLKNNTVGVFENKKGYKIEDISPERA; the protein is encoded by the coding sequence ATGAAAGTTTACATGCCCAACAGAGAGTGGCCAGAGCATTACAAGCCAGTCCTCGAGGAGCTGGCAAAGATAACCGACCCCATCACGGGCGGGGACATACTGGACTCAGGTGTCATAGCGGGCCTGGAAGTCAGCGGGGACACGCTTAAGGTGTGGCTCAACTTCGAGAGCCACGCGGAGTACAACATAACCGGCGAGAGCGCGATAGCCTACTCCAAGATAATCGGGGACATAATGGAGCGCTTCGCCCTCGTGAGGTTCCAGAACGTCTACGTCTACGACCTCAAGAACAACACGGTCGGGGTATTCGAGAACAAGAAGGGGTATAAAATCGAGGACATAAGCCCGGAGAGGGCCTGA
- a CDS encoding iron-sulfur cluster assembly protein, with protein sequence MGLLGIFKSPKKKTPRKGPREDLPPEVRRVVEVLRSVIDPETELNIVDEGLLYGLTVEGERVQVFLLLARSTPECHFCQSIAVNVQGRILRDVIEVLRKEGFKRIEAYNEIGLLLAEWGDKNGSAGTRRGASPRKDEGLLPGGTSGNGHKGRDRREEVLREPRRED encoded by the coding sequence ATGGGGCTCCTTGGAATCTTCAAGTCTCCAAAGAAAAAAACGCCCCGGAAGGGGCCGAGGGAGGATCTCCCGCCAGAGGTCAGGAGGGTAGTGGAGGTCCTCAGATCCGTTATCGACCCGGAGACGGAGCTAAACATCGTCGACGAGGGCCTGCTCTACGGCCTGACCGTCGAGGGGGAAAGGGTCCAGGTCTTTCTCCTCCTTGCGAGATCAACCCCCGAGTGCCACTTCTGCCAGAGCATAGCTGTGAACGTTCAGGGGAGAATACTCAGGGACGTAATTGAGGTTCTGAGGAAGGAAGGGTTTAAGAGGATTGAAGCGTATAACGAAATCGGGCTTTTGCTCGCGGAATGGGGTGATAAGAATGGTTCCGCCGGAACTCGAAGAGGGGCTTCCCCTCGAAAAGATGAAGGACTTCTCCCTGGAGGAACTTCTGGGAATGGCCATAAAGGCCGAGATCGGCGCGAGGAGGTTCTACGAGAGCCTCGCCGAGAGGATTGA
- a CDS encoding ferritin family protein — protein MKDFSLEELLGMAIKAEIGARRFYESLAERIEIQELKGKIEWLAGEEKKHEELLRKIYANMFPGKEVVFPKEHIGPELQPVARKLHGAEDIIELIRWAMKAEEIAAKFYAELEGMVDTEEKKRLMRYLSDMEWGHYYNLKAEYELLLDWAMYSQMMNVGP, from the coding sequence ATGAAGGACTTCTCCCTGGAGGAACTTCTGGGAATGGCCATAAAGGCCGAGATCGGCGCGAGGAGGTTCTACGAGAGCCTCGCCGAGAGGATTGAGATACAAGAACTGAAAGGGAAGATAGAGTGGCTGGCCGGGGAGGAGAAAAAGCACGAGGAGCTTTTGAGGAAGATATACGCCAACATGTTCCCCGGAAAGGAGGTCGTATTTCCGAAGGAACACATAGGGCCGGAGCTTCAGCCGGTCGCCAGGAAGCTCCACGGCGCCGAGGACATAATCGAACTCATCCGCTGGGCCATGAAGGCCGAGGAGATAGCGGCGAAGTTCTACGCCGAACTGGAGGGCATGGTGGACACCGAGGAGAAGAAGAGGCTCATGAGGTACCTCAGCGACATGGAGTGGGGCCACTACTACAACCTGAAAGCTGAATACGAGCTGCTCCTTGACTGGGCCATGTACAGCCAGATGATGAACGTCGGGCCGTGA
- a CDS encoding ferritin family protein, giving the protein MSMAEPLVKHAYETEKKAASSYTDGLKRIQGGGLKYTKVEEIVGRIAVDTIIHKHLMKAIMDAQKEIEKLSSGGPIEEIKDVELSPEQKALVKRFAEMHLEIEKDMIETYGKMAEKMTHPLFKGLAEALVKNEQEHHRLLAELIAKYKE; this is encoded by the coding sequence ATGTCCATGGCTGAGCCACTTGTTAAACATGCCTACGAGACCGAGAAGAAGGCCGCCTCCAGCTACACTGACGGCTTGAAGCGTATACAGGGGGGCGGGTTGAAGTACACCAAGGTCGAGGAGATAGTCGGGAGGATCGCCGTTGACACAATCATCCACAAGCACCTGATGAAGGCCATAATGGATGCCCAGAAGGAGATTGAGAAGCTCTCCAGTGGGGGGCCGATTGAAGAGATCAAGGACGTTGAACTCTCCCCGGAGCAGAAGGCCCTCGTCAAGCGCTTCGCGGAGATGCACCTTGAGATCGAGAAGGACATGATAGAGACCTACGGGAAGATGGCCGAGAAGATGACCCACCCGCTCTTCAAGGGATTGGCGGAAGCGCTCGTTAAGAACGAGCAGGAGCACCACAGACTGCTGGCGGAACTCATAGCGAAGTACAAAGAGTGA
- a CDS encoding ferritin family protein: MLAKYPFELPKDRPLTKTEIAQALRWAIEAELDAINIYEQLAAGIEDERIRHIFLDVANEEKEHFGEFLAALFEVDEELARYLKNGFKEVEEETGIKVEL, from the coding sequence ATGCTCGCGAAGTATCCCTTTGAGCTGCCGAAGGACAGGCCCCTTACCAAGACCGAGATAGCGCAGGCCCTCCGCTGGGCGATAGAGGCCGAACTCGACGCCATAAACATCTACGAACAGCTGGCAGCGGGAATAGAGGACGAGAGGATAAGGCACATCTTCCTCGACGTTGCCAACGAGGAGAAGGAGCACTTCGGGGAGTTCCTAGCGGCCCTCTTCGAGGTTGACGAGGAGCTGGCCAGATACCTCAAGAATGGTTTCAAAGAGGTGGAAGAGGAGACCGGTATAAAGGTCGAGTTATGA
- the dps gene encoding DNA protection during starvation protein, with the protein MSEHNRRLVERAGIDVEKLLDMLLRAAAAEFTTYYYYTVLRNHSAGLEGETIKEIVEDARLEDRNHFEALVPRIYELGGDLPRDIRDFANMAWCRDAYLPEEPTVENILKVLLEAERCAVGVYTEICNYTMGKDPRTYDLALAILHEEIEHEAWFEELLTGKPSGHFRRGRPGESPFVSKFLR; encoded by the coding sequence ATGTCGGAACACAACAGACGGCTCGTTGAACGGGCCGGAATCGATGTTGAGAAACTTTTGGACATGCTTTTGAGGGCAGCGGCAGCGGAGTTTACGACCTATTACTACTACACCGTTCTGAGGAACCACTCCGCGGGTCTCGAAGGGGAGACCATAAAGGAAATCGTTGAGGACGCCCGCCTCGAGGACAGGAACCACTTCGAGGCCCTCGTGCCGAGAATTTATGAACTCGGTGGAGACCTCCCCAGGGATATAAGGGACTTCGCGAACATGGCCTGGTGCCGCGACGCATACCTCCCCGAGGAACCCACCGTCGAGAACATCCTGAAGGTTCTCCTTGAGGCGGAGCGCTGTGCGGTAGGCGTCTATACGGAGATATGCAACTACACGATGGGTAAAGACCCGAGAACCTACGATCTTGCCCTGGCAATACTCCACGAGGAGATAGAGCACGAGGCATGGTTCGAGGAACTCCTCACCGGAAAGCCGAGCGGTCACTTCAGGCGCGGAAGGCCCGGGGAAAGCCCCTTCGTCTCGAAGTTCCTGAGGTAA
- a CDS encoding Fur family transcriptional regulator, which translates to MWKEKAVGLLKEKGYKLTPQRLKLIEVLEEMGSDHPSMSSLLDRVREDFPTVSFSTLYSNLLTLKELGLVELFSIEGETRVEINTKPHINLISGERIVDVDDPEIIEALKKRLGREVKLVNVVVDG; encoded by the coding sequence ATGTGGAAGGAAAAAGCCGTTGGATTGCTCAAGGAAAAGGGATACAAGCTGACGCCCCAGAGGCTGAAGCTGATAGAAGTTTTGGAGGAAATGGGAAGCGACCACCCCTCGATGAGCAGCCTCCTTGACAGGGTTAGGGAGGACTTCCCGACGGTTAGCTTCTCGACGCTTTACTCCAACCTGCTCACGCTTAAGGAACTCGGTCTCGTTGAGTTGTTCTCAATTGAGGGAGAAACAAGGGTCGAGATCAACACGAAGCCCCACATAAATCTAATCAGCGGTGAAAGAATCGTTGATGTGGATGACCCGGAGATCATTGAGGCGCTAAAAAAGAGGCTGGGGAGAGAGGTAAAACTCGTCAACGTTGTTGTCGATGGATGA
- a CDS encoding ferritin family protein, which produces MNELEALALALEVEKAELKFYLELARRTGDERAKKMFLFLAGEEAGHWSVFEEKFVEALIERCELPAVNTEMLEELSPKYEGELSEVDAVRIGMEQEKRTWEFYERAAKEAEHEGVRRTFEELAKVEKSHYELLKAQYDSVMKTGIWMDYQDFSLEVD; this is translated from the coding sequence ATGAACGAACTTGAAGCCCTTGCCCTGGCCCTGGAGGTTGAGAAGGCCGAACTGAAGTTCTATCTGGAGCTTGCCCGGAGAACCGGGGACGAGAGGGCAAAGAAGATGTTCCTCTTCCTGGCGGGGGAGGAGGCCGGACACTGGAGCGTTTTTGAGGAGAAGTTCGTTGAGGCCCTCATAGAGCGCTGTGAACTCCCCGCGGTAAACACGGAGATGCTCGAGGAGTTGTCCCCCAAGTACGAGGGCGAGCTGAGCGAGGTGGATGCCGTCAGGATAGGGATGGAGCAGGAGAAGCGCACGTGGGAGTTCTACGAGAGGGCGGCAAAGGAAGCCGAGCACGAGGGCGTTAGGAGAACCTTTGAAGAGCTGGCGAAGGTGGAGAAGTCCCACTACGAGCTGCTCAAGGCCCAGTACGATTCGGTCATGAAGACCGGGATATGGATGGACTACCAGGACTTCAGCCTTGAGGTGGACTGA
- a CDS encoding GNAT family N-acetyltransferase, which translates to MRIERVDKPPELKDELTGFVFRVYRGTGGAYPALEWVEEKPSTGDFEGFKRVYEPFLEFRLGKEFDELYVLRDEEGRITGTVALVYNLEGKDVWWVPEEIKDEGTGLIEFFMVDPEYKGRGYGSMLLEFAVERLRKIGKIPYVITFPELEAYSYYMRKGFVKVMDYREFVVLKKA; encoded by the coding sequence ATGAGGATTGAAAGGGTGGATAAACCGCCCGAGCTGAAGGATGAACTTACGGGATTCGTCTTCCGCGTTTATCGAGGCACGGGAGGGGCCTATCCGGCACTCGAGTGGGTGGAGGAGAAGCCCTCAACGGGCGACTTCGAAGGCTTTAAGCGGGTTTACGAGCCGTTTCTTGAGTTCCGCCTCGGGAAGGAGTTCGACGAGCTTTACGTTCTGAGGGACGAGGAAGGAAGGATCACCGGGACGGTGGCGCTCGTCTACAACCTCGAAGGCAAGGACGTCTGGTGGGTGCCGGAGGAGATAAAGGACGAGGGGACCGGCCTCATCGAGTTCTTCATGGTCGATCCAGAGTACAAGGGGAGGGGCTACGGCTCCATGCTCCTGGAGTTCGCGGTGGAGAGATTGAGGAAGATTGGGAAGATTCCCTACGTGATAACCTTCCCGGAGCTTGAGGCTTATTCATATTATATGAGAAAGGGCTTCGTCAAGGTCATGGATTACAGGGAATTCGTGGTGCTGAAGAAGGCCTGA
- a CDS encoding ABC transporter ATP-binding protein, with translation MIIKAENLHKYFGPIKALQGVTVEVPEGLTLVLGPNGGGKSTFMKVSLGLYKPTKGSVRLLGKDPWKSPEARKSVGVAFDPGRFPKLTTGREWLEFIARGRGAGGEDVEKAAGLFGIEDALDRRIEGYSSGMLKRLSLAQAFVGEPEVIFLDEPLANVDFESVAEIVGIIKKWKAGGRSFIIISHIWEPFENIADFGVVISGGKVYLAGPFAEIKGEVEAMFRPPALDNE, from the coding sequence ATGATAATCAAAGCGGAGAACCTCCACAAGTACTTCGGGCCGATAAAGGCCCTGCAGGGAGTTACGGTTGAGGTTCCCGAAGGCTTAACCCTCGTCCTCGGCCCCAACGGCGGCGGAAAGAGCACCTTCATGAAGGTCTCCCTCGGCCTCTACAAACCCACCAAAGGAAGCGTGAGGCTCCTCGGAAAAGACCCCTGGAAAAGTCCCGAGGCGAGGAAGAGCGTTGGCGTTGCCTTCGACCCCGGGAGGTTTCCAAAACTGACAACCGGGAGGGAATGGCTGGAGTTCATAGCCAGAGGGAGAGGAGCCGGGGGCGAAGACGTTGAGAAAGCCGCCGGGCTGTTCGGCATCGAGGACGCCCTCGACAGGAGAATAGAGGGCTACTCCTCCGGGATGCTGAAGAGGCTTTCCCTCGCACAGGCATTCGTGGGTGAGCCTGAGGTGATCTTCCTCGATGAACCGCTGGCCAACGTGGACTTCGAGAGCGTTGCAGAAATAGTGGGAATAATCAAGAAGTGGAAGGCCGGGGGCAGGAGCTTCATCATCATAAGCCACATATGGGAGCCTTTCGAGAACATCGCCGATTTCGGGGTCGTCATAAGCGGCGGGAAGGTCTACCTGGCGGGGCCTTTTGCGGAGATTAAGGGGGAAGTTGAAGCCATGTTCCGCCCCCCAGCATTGGATAACGAATGA
- a CDS encoding ABC transporter permease: MKEVLRWELRSPLNLAMTSGGAVLVGLVMKRYYMTWSTSSHGAPSGVEMLGSVFRDAFTGDVYLLLALLVPFLVTLAVRLERDEGVALSVYSLPVSRVRILLAKFLAAFLLLLIFVFSVHLLVFTLHFAATPEAVAEVLKVQTIPMAFFYLSALLFMVSVAAVVAIASPNTYISIFGGFVLLYLPEFVGADWFWLLKWRDALTNYKWATISLSMDPVFGREFLRVTLLPALILVAIYLIIGNWRDVR, translated from the coding sequence TTGAAGGAAGTCCTCCGCTGGGAGCTCCGCTCCCCCCTGAACCTTGCCATGACCTCGGGGGGTGCGGTTCTGGTGGGGCTGGTCATGAAGCGGTACTACATGACCTGGAGTACCAGCTCTCACGGTGCCCCCTCGGGGGTTGAGATGCTGGGTTCCGTTTTTCGCGACGCCTTCACCGGCGACGTCTACCTCCTCCTGGCCCTCCTCGTGCCCTTCCTCGTCACGCTGGCAGTGAGGCTCGAAAGGGACGAGGGGGTCGCGCTCTCCGTCTACTCCCTCCCGGTTTCGAGGGTTAGAATTCTCCTCGCCAAGTTCCTGGCGGCGTTCCTCCTTCTCCTCATCTTCGTCTTTTCCGTCCACCTTCTCGTGTTCACCCTCCACTTCGCGGCGACTCCGGAGGCAGTCGCCGAAGTCCTGAAGGTTCAGACAATACCAATGGCTTTCTTCTACCTCTCTGCCCTCCTCTTCATGGTCTCCGTCGCGGCGGTGGTTGCCATAGCCTCACCCAACACTTACATCTCCATATTCGGCGGCTTCGTGCTCCTCTACCTCCCCGAGTTCGTGGGGGCGGACTGGTTCTGGCTCCTGAAGTGGAGGGATGCACTGACCAACTACAAGTGGGCCACGATATCCCTGAGCATGGATCCCGTCTTTGGCCGGGAGTTCCTCAGGGTGACCCTCCTTCCGGCGCTGATTCTTGTGGCCATCTACCTCATCATCGGCAACTGGAGGGACGTGAGATGA
- a CDS encoding ferritin-like domain-containing protein, whose protein sequence is MEITDKEVFEIAINAEIRAREAYEKLASITRSDIIRDELLFLAGEEDKHREIIEKMAEKFEGGRTEPKKIEIDVMGEFKVIAEKMAEAIKKPDINIDEVYEIAMQAELVSEKLYKELAGYAATDNTRLILEMLADMERNHYNILRKQYDYIMRYPDIYKEELYDQLMKDINFNF, encoded by the coding sequence ATGGAGATAACCGACAAAGAGGTTTTTGAGATTGCCATAAACGCGGAGATTAGGGCTAGGGAGGCCTATGAGAAGCTCGCTTCTATAACGAGGAGCGATATCATAAGGGACGAGCTGCTCTTTCTGGCGGGGGAGGAGGACAAGCACCGCGAGATAATCGAGAAGATGGCCGAGAAGTTCGAGGGAGGAAGGACGGAGCCGAAGAAGATAGAGATAGACGTCATGGGCGAGTTCAAGGTCATCGCCGAGAAGATGGCGGAGGCGATAAAGAAGCCGGACATCAACATCGACGAGGTCTATGAGATAGCCATGCAGGCCGAGCTGGTGAGCGAAAAGCTCTACAAGGAGCTGGCCGGCTACGCCGCCACCGACAACACACGCCTCATCCTCGAGATGCTCGCCGACATGGAGCGGAACCACTACAACATTCTGAGGAAGCAGTACGACTACATCATGCGCTACCCGGACATCTACAAGGAGGAGTTATACGACCAGCTCATGAAGGACATAAACTTCAACTTCTGA